The stretch of DNA GTGTCTGCGGCAGTGCTGATGCTATGGTTGTTGTCGGCGACTTAACTTCCAGCGGGAGACTAGACCACATGAGAGAAGTTCTTGAGGCGGTGAGAGATGCTGCTGGAGGAATCCTAGTGCTTGTTGTACCCGGCAACCACGACATCTACGTTGCTTGGGACGAGGTGGAGAGAGGTGTTAACTCTCTTCTCAAGCTATCTATATTCAACAGCCTCGTCGAGAACATTGGCTGTATAGCACTGATGAAGAAACCATTCATCATAGATAACGTTGGTTTTGTTGGCTCTATCGGGTGGTACGACTATAGCTTCGCACCTCAATGGCTAAACCTCCCCCTAGATACCTATAGGGAGAAGGCTTTCGGATTGAGCATCTGGGCTGATAGGGAGTTTGTCAAGCTACCCTTCAGCGACGAGGAGTTCACGATAACGCTGCTCGAAAGGTTCGAGGAGCACATCAGAGAGGTAT from Sulfolobales archaeon encodes:
- a CDS encoding metallophosphoesterase family protein, whose amino-acid sequence is MSDVRICCLGDIHYYGQRSDLELLTQRIESVCGSADAMVVVGDLTSSGRLDHMREVLEAVRDAAGGILVLVVPGNHDIYVAWDEVERGVNSLLKLSIFNSLVENIGCIALMKKPFIIDNVGFVGSIGWYDYSFAPQWLNLPLDTYREKAFGLSIWADREFVKLPFSDEEFTITLLERFEEHIREVYSAVEKIVAVMHHVPFRELVHYKLIPEWDYFSTFMGSESFGHVIKKYDKVKLVLYGHSHNGVDTGFCKELHGIKCCSCASPIPLVTTL